A region of Saimiri boliviensis isolate mSaiBol1 chromosome 10, mSaiBol1.pri, whole genome shotgun sequence DNA encodes the following proteins:
- the GARIN1A gene encoding Golgi-associated RAB2 interactor protein 1A isoform X1, with translation MANVTWPRGPFSTWNTPGDAPVITLSRLLPLKYVELRICDRLRRILRVRTVTEKIYYLRLHEKHPETVFQFWIRLVKILQKGLSITTKDPRIEFTHCLVPKMPTSSTETTPENSLLSTSQPSETLMLLAAEQTSGSFSQLSGKPQLTADRNNDTAIETGNYGSCKIPSPAASPINFNISMRAALSHSLWE, from the exons ATGGCCAATGTTACCTGGCCCCGGGGTCCGTTTTCCACCTGGAACACACCTGGTGATGCCCCAGTCATCACCCTCAGCAG GCTTCTCCCCCTGAAGTATGTGGAGCTACGAATCTGTGACCGGCTCCGACGCATCCTGAGGGTTAGGACAGTGACCGAGAAGATCTACTACCTGAGGCTCCACGAAAAACACCCAGAGACTGTGTTTCAATTCTGGATCCGCTTGGTGAAAATTCTGCAGAAAGGCCTGTCCATCACCACCAAAGACCCAAGAATCGAATTCACTCACTGCCTGGTGCCCAAGATGCCCACCAGCTCCACGGAAACAACA CCTGAAAACAGCCTCCTGTCAACCTCCCAGCCCAGTGAGACTCTCATGCTGCTGGCGGCTGAGCAAACCAGTGGCAGTTTCTCACAGCTCTCAGGAAAGCCCCAGCTCACAGCAGACAG GAACAATGACACTGCCATTGAAACAGGCAATTACGGAAGCTGTAAGATACCCTCACCAGCGGCATCTCCAATCAATTTCAATATATCCATGCGAGCTGCTTTGAGCCACAGCCTCTGGGAATAA
- the GARIN1A gene encoding Golgi-associated RAB2 interactor protein 1A isoform X2 — translation MPRLLPLKYVELRICDRLRRILRVRTVTEKIYYLRLHEKHPETVFQFWIRLVKILQKGLSITTKDPRIEFTHCLVPKMPTSSTETTPENSLLSTSQPSETLMLLAAEQTSGSFSQLSGKPQLTADRNNDTAIETGNYGSCKIPSPAASPINFNISMRAALSHSLWE, via the exons ATGCCCAGGCTTCTCCCCCTGAAGTATGTGGAGCTACGAATCTGTGACCGGCTCCGACGCATCCTGAGGGTTAGGACAGTGACCGAGAAGATCTACTACCTGAGGCTCCACGAAAAACACCCAGAGACTGTGTTTCAATTCTGGATCCGCTTGGTGAAAATTCTGCAGAAAGGCCTGTCCATCACCACCAAAGACCCAAGAATCGAATTCACTCACTGCCTGGTGCCCAAGATGCCCACCAGCTCCACGGAAACAACA CCTGAAAACAGCCTCCTGTCAACCTCCCAGCCCAGTGAGACTCTCATGCTGCTGGCGGCTGAGCAAACCAGTGGCAGTTTCTCACAGCTCTCAGGAAAGCCCCAGCTCACAGCAGACAG GAACAATGACACTGCCATTGAAACAGGCAATTACGGAAGCTGTAAGATACCCTCACCAGCGGCATCTCCAATCAATTTCAATATATCCATGCGAGCTGCTTTGAGCCACAGCCTCTGGGAATAA